A region from the Helcococcus ovis genome encodes:
- a CDS encoding PTS fructose transporter subunit IIC, whose amino-acid sequence MNKKIFNELQKAFNTGVSYMLPSVVVGGIFIALGLATGKATNTGMEVSSQFWKNIVDIGVAGFAMMIPLLSGYIAYSISGKPALAPGMILGYLANNPIGQNQIKTGFIGAMILGVATGYFIKWVKTWKVSSTIRTIMPILIIPIISVFTLSMIYIYLIASPIGALMEGLVNLLKNIQGGSAILLGVIIGAMTAIDMGGPINKTATAFTIALMAEGIYEPNGAHRVAVAIPPLAMAISTLVSKNRYTKEDKDLGLSALFMGMIGITEGAIPFAVKDMKRVLPSIIIGSAVGGAISMLQNVKVFVPHGGPIVLPAVEGRIWFILSILIGTLVSVVILHFTKPKLDIENIEVEK is encoded by the coding sequence ATGAATAAAAAAATTTTTAATGAATTACAGAAAGCTTTTAATACTGGTGTGTCATATATGTTACCATCAGTCGTTGTTGGTGGTATATTCATTGCTTTAGGGCTTGCAACAGGGAAAGCAACAAATACAGGAATGGAGGTATCAAGTCAATTTTGGAAAAATATAGTTGATATTGGAGTTGCGGGATTTGCAATGATGATTCCTTTACTTTCAGGATATATTGCTTATTCAATATCAGGCAAGCCTGCTTTAGCACCTGGTATGATTTTAGGTTACCTAGCAAATAATCCAATAGGACAAAATCAAATAAAAACAGGTTTTATAGGAGCTATGATTTTAGGAGTAGCTACAGGATATTTTATAAAATGGGTTAAGACATGGAAAGTAAGCAGTACAATAAGAACTATAATGCCAATATTAATTATTCCAATTATATCCGTATTCACATTAAGTATGATTTATATATATTTAATAGCTTCACCAATAGGAGCCTTAATGGAAGGACTTGTAAATCTTCTTAAAAATATACAAGGGGGAAGTGCAATACTATTAGGTGTAATTATAGGGGCAATGACAGCTATAGATATGGGGGGGCCTATAAATAAGACAGCTACAGCATTTACTATTGCTTTGATGGCTGAAGGAATATATGAACCAAATGGTGCTCATCGAGTAGCTGTTGCAATACCACCTTTAGCAATGGCGATTTCTACATTAGTTTCAAAAAATCGATATACAAAAGAAGATAAAGATTTAGGACTTTCAGCACTATTTATGGGAATGATTGGAATTACAGAAGGAGCTATACCTTTTGCTGTTAAAGACATGAAGAGAGTTTTACCATCAATCATAATAGGTTCAGCAGTAGGAGGAGCTATAAGTATGCTCCAAAATGTTAAAGTATTTGTACCTCATGGAGGACCTATAGTATTACCAGCTGTTGAAGGTAGAATATGGTTTATTTTATCAATATTAATTGGGACATTAGTTTCAGTTGTTATTTTACATTTTACTAAACCTAAACTTGATATTGAAAATATTGAAGTTGAAAAATAG
- a CDS encoding PTS fructose transporter subunit IIB has product MKIVAVAACPTGIAHTYMAQAAIEKECKKRGIYVKVETQGSMGIENELEQEEINDADVVIFAVAISIENEERFDDKKNEGKIIYVEPGELLKRPEKYISEAISLI; this is encoded by the coding sequence ATGAAGATAGTAGCAGTAGCTGCTTGTCCAACAGGTATAGCACATACATATATGGCACAGGCGGCGATAGAGAAAGAATGTAAGAAGAGAGGTATATATGTAAAAGTTGAAACTCAAGGAAGTATGGGAATTGAAAATGAATTAGAGCAGGAAGAAATTAATGATGCAGATGTTGTAATTTTTGCAGTAGCAATAAGTATTGAAAATGAAGAAAGATTTGATGATAAAAAAAATGAAGGAAAAATAATTTATGTAGAGCCAGGAGAATTATTAAAAAGACCGGAAAAATACATAAGTGAAGCAATTTCATTGATTTAA
- a CDS encoding PTS sugar transporter subunit IIA: MNNEKKIENVIYKQLIFLNMNKKNKIDIFDYIANKAKEINLINNIGKFIKSLEKREKIMPTNIGNLIGIPHGQSDSVNKPFIAFMRLEKEIDWINYDSEKVKLIFMIGVPEINASKIHLKIISELSKKLIDEDFKNMLLHEIDQNIIYEKLNSIKIKEEK, from the coding sequence TTGAATAATGAAAAGAAAATAGAAAATGTGATTTATAAGCAATTAATTTTTCTAAATATGAATAAAAAAAATAAAATAGATATTTTTGATTATATAGCAAATAAGGCTAAGGAAATTAATTTGATTAATAATATTGGTAAATTTATAAAATCTTTAGAAAAACGAGAGAAAATAATGCCGACGAATATCGGGAATTTAATAGGGATACCACATGGACAAAGTGATTCGGTAAATAAACCATTTATAGCTTTTATGAGATTGGAAAAAGAAATTGATTGGATTAATTATGATAGTGAAAAAGTAAAATTAATATTTATGATTGGAGTTCCTGAAATAAATGCTAGCAAAATACATTTAAAAATAATATCTGAATTGAGTAAGAAGTTGATAGATGAAGATTTTAAAAATATGTTACTTCATGAAATAGATCAAAATATTATATATGAAAAATTGAATTCAATAAAAATAAAGGAGGAAAAATGA
- a CDS encoding BglG family transcription antiterminator yields the protein MKSKRKELIKDLLTNANEYVTYSDFSRKIGVSKRTVSKYIKEIETELFSENILIEKKRGVGIKLVKEDHIQKKHLEENFNDKYDILNRRLEIMRKLLFDEDYISINKLSEIYFVSKSSINYDIEIISKILCYGSNIKLVSDNFGTRLKGKEYDFQIALLQFNRFLLNKVRGYIGVDDSLEKISLLEHYYGEKLVKICKNILFNFIKQNSNVVADYYIQNVLNIYIILVYRLTKSKHHEKRKYKNNLLRDDYKNGSKYLLNTASKELNFEFKEFDIDFLENQLILNRFENVKETKESIEMVDKLIKKVSEAFGINFFDNKEFINQISKHIPAMIYRLKNHHKVDNPFTSQIKVEFPLTFNTIWISLSDYSKQYNFQLIEDEVAFLTLYFQSAIEKLKMNKKILLVCQLGNSSYEYLISKMENNFPFIGSIDFASALEIETIDLDKYDFIISTFYLEKVKKEVIMISPFLTNNDINKIKQIIYLSSKRKDQNNEKKLYNKFLFKENIFLDKNISSKEELLEKVGKDLIKKSIVKKEFIKDVIEREELGGTDLPIGVAIPHGSPKNVNSTSILLIRTKKKIKWNEYYVDIFFIICVAKADVNDTREILSHIYEIINDEKKLKKIRYGNIDKIIGVFEEE from the coding sequence ATGAAATCAAAAAGAAAAGAATTAATAAAAGATTTGTTGACAAATGCTAACGAATATGTAACTTATTCAGATTTTTCTAGAAAAATTGGTGTTTCCAAAAGAACGGTATCAAAATATATTAAAGAGATAGAAACTGAATTATTTTCTGAAAATATATTAATTGAAAAAAAACGTGGCGTAGGCATTAAATTAGTTAAAGAAGATCATATACAAAAAAAACATTTAGAAGAAAATTTTAATGATAAATATGATATTTTGAATAGAAGATTAGAAATAATGAGAAAATTACTTTTTGATGAAGATTATATAAGTATAAATAAATTGTCAGAGATATATTTTGTAAGTAAATCTTCTATTAATTATGATATTGAAATTATTTCAAAAATACTATGTTATGGTTCGAATATTAAATTAGTAAGTGATAATTTTGGTACAAGGTTAAAAGGAAAAGAATATGATTTTCAAATTGCTCTTTTGCAGTTTAATAGGTTTTTATTAAATAAGGTAAGGGGTTACATAGGAGTAGATGATTCTTTAGAAAAAATAAGTTTATTAGAACATTATTATGGTGAAAAGTTAGTAAAGATTTGTAAAAATATATTATTTAATTTTATAAAACAAAATAGCAATGTTGTTGCAGATTATTATATACAGAATGTATTGAATATTTATATAATTCTTGTTTATAGATTAACTAAAAGTAAACATCATGAAAAAAGGAAATATAAAAATAATCTTTTAAGAGATGATTATAAAAATGGTTCTAAATATTTATTGAATACAGCATCAAAAGAACTTAATTTTGAATTTAAGGAATTTGATATTGATTTTTTAGAAAATCAATTAATCTTAAATAGATTTGAAAATGTAAAAGAAACAAAAGAATCTATAGAAATGGTTGATAAACTTATAAAAAAAGTTTCAGAAGCATTTGGAATAAATTTCTTTGATAATAAGGAGTTTATAAATCAGATATCAAAACATATACCAGCAATGATATATAGATTGAAGAATCATCATAAAGTTGATAATCCATTTACTTCTCAAATAAAAGTTGAATTTCCTCTTACATTTAATACGATTTGGATTTCATTATCCGACTATTCTAAACAATATAATTTTCAATTAATTGAAGATGAAGTAGCATTTTTAACTTTATATTTTCAATCTGCAATAGAAAAACTTAAAATGAATAAAAAAATTTTGTTAGTTTGTCAGTTAGGAAATTCATCTTATGAATATTTGATAAGTAAAATGGAAAATAATTTTCCTTTTATTGGCAGTATTGATTTTGCCTCAGCTTTAGAAATAGAAACTATTGATTTAGATAAATATGATTTTATTATTTCTACTTTTTATTTAGAGAAAGTTAAAAAAGAAGTAATTATGATTTCTCCATTTTTAACTAACAATGATATTAATAAAATTAAGCAAATTATTTATTTAAGTAGTAAACGTAAAGATCAAAATAATGAAAAAAAACTATATAATAAATTTTTATTTAAGGAAAATATTTTTTTAGATAAAAATATTTCATCTAAAGAGGAATTATTAGAAAAGGTAGGAAAAGATTTAATAAAAAAATCAATAGTAAAAAAAGAATTTATAAAAGATGTAATTGAAAGAGAGGAATTAGGAGGGACTGATTTACCAATAGGGGTTGCGATACCTCATGGTAGTCCTAAAAATGTTAATAGTACTTCTATTTTATTAATAAGAACTAAGAAAAAAATAAAATGGAATGAGTACTATGTAGATATATTTTTTATTATTTGTGTTGCGAAAGCAGATGTTAATGACACTAGAGAAATTTTGTCACATATTTATGAAATTATAAATGATGAAAAAAAATTAAAAAAAATAAGATATGGAAATATAGATAAAATTATCGGAGTTTTTGAGGAGGAATAA
- a CDS encoding hydroxymethylglutaryl-CoA synthase, whose translation MQDKYVGIEKISLYIPKYYVNIEKLARQRNVDPDKWTKGIGQEKMSIIPKNQDIVSMAANAAINILNDEDKKNIGQVIFATESGFDFSKSASTYLFDLLHINKFAKTYEIKQACYSATAAIQIACDYVRLRPNQKVLIVSSDIAKYGPKTGGEVTQGAGAIAILISSSPKILRVTDKFVSLTRNEYDFWRPSYSEYPIVDGKFSTQLYIDMFKESVNEFKNRYKNTLQNIDTMLFHLPFSKMGKKALISLEEDLPLLSQKWLSKYDQSTKLCRQIGNLYTGSLYLSFLSQLIYGNLKENSEIGFFSYGSGAVCELFTGILLKDFTSNIDIKFIEKMLENRDEIDVSEYDLNYFEKIYTEENFIHVEEKLMEKGFNLKGIENGKREYVLLK comes from the coding sequence ATGCAAGACAAATATGTTGGTATAGAAAAAATTTCATTATATATTCCAAAATATTATGTTAATATTGAAAAATTAGCAAGACAAAGGAATGTTGATCCTGATAAATGGACTAAAGGGATTGGTCAGGAAAAAATGTCGATTATTCCTAAAAATCAAGATATAGTTAGTATGGCGGCAAATGCAGCTATTAATATATTAAATGATGAAGATAAAAAAAATATAGGTCAGGTTATATTTGCTACGGAATCAGGATTTGACTTTTCAAAGTCTGCTTCAACGTATTTATTTGATTTGCTTCATATAAACAAATTTGCTAAAACTTATGAAATTAAACAAGCATGCTATTCAGCTACTGCTGCAATACAAATAGCGTGTGATTACGTAAGATTAAGACCAAATCAAAAAGTTCTTATAGTATCTTCTGATATAGCTAAATATGGTCCAAAAACCGGAGGGGAAGTTACGCAAGGAGCAGGAGCAATTGCGATTTTAATCAGTTCAAGTCCAAAAATTTTAAGAGTTACTGATAAGTTTGTATCGTTAACAAGAAATGAATATGATTTTTGGAGACCAAGTTATAGTGAATACCCTATTGTTGATGGGAAATTTTCAACTCAATTATATATTGATATGTTTAAGGAGTCTGTAAATGAATTTAAAAATAGATATAAAAATACGTTACAAAATATAGATACAATGTTATTTCATCTTCCATTCTCAAAGATGGGGAAAAAAGCATTGATATCATTAGAAGAAGATTTACCGTTATTATCTCAAAAATGGTTATCAAAGTATGATCAAAGCACAAAACTATGTAGACAAATAGGAAATTTGTATACCGGTTCATTGTATTTATCATTTTTATCTCAATTAATTTATGGAAATCTTAAAGAAAATTCAGAAATAGGATTTTTTAGCTATGGTTCAGGGGCTGTATGCGAGTTATTTACAGGGATATTATTAAAAGATTTCACTAGTAATATAGATATAAAATTCATAGAAAAAATGTTAGAAAACAGAGATGAGATAGACGTATCAGAATATGATCTTAACTATTTTGAAAAGATATATACTGAAGAAAATTTTATACATGTTGAAGAAAAATTAATGGAAAAAGGATTTAATTTAAAAGGAATTGAAAATGGTAAGAGAGAGTATGTTTTGTTAAAGTGA
- a CDS encoding hydroxymethylglutaryl-CoA reductase, degradative, translating into MDNLFYKFYNKTINERREILKSLNLLSEIKVLENETANLMIENYIQNYQIPLGIAMNFEINNEKILIPMAIEEPSVVAAASNGAKILGNIKTEMIEKAVIGQIVLYDVKNVKLSLERLKQHQQEFIEMAKEKSQNMIKRGGGPKKIWFEGFESEKFVTLYLSVDTCDAMGANTINTILEHISQRVCEIAGADYILRIISNNATESIVSAKASIPILRLNKDVEVAKVIAKKIELATKYASLDPYRASTHNKGIMNGVDAVVLATGNDWRAVEAAAHTYAARSGQYKSLTSWIYDEDKEELIGEIEMPLPVATLGGTISIHQIANWSLNLMNNPSSKKLASIIAAVGLAQNFSAVKAIVTEGIQKGHMSLHAKTLAKQAGANENEIDEVVKKLKSKGKINIEEAKLILDNLRNK; encoded by the coding sequence ATGGATAATCTATTTTATAAATTTTATAATAAGACAATAAATGAAAGAAGAGAAATATTGAAATCATTAAATTTATTAAGTGAAATTAAAGTGTTAGAAAATGAAACGGCAAATTTAATGATTGAGAATTATATACAAAATTACCAAATTCCATTAGGAATAGCTATGAATTTTGAAATAAATAATGAAAAAATATTAATTCCTATGGCTATAGAAGAGCCGTCTGTAGTAGCTGCTGCAAGCAATGGGGCTAAAATTTTAGGAAATATAAAAACTGAAATGATTGAAAAAGCAGTTATAGGTCAAATAGTTTTGTATGATGTAAAAAATGTAAAATTATCTTTGGAAAGATTAAAACAACATCAACAAGAATTTATAGAAATGGCAAAAGAAAAATCTCAAAATATGATTAAAAGAGGTGGTGGTCCCAAAAAAATATGGTTTGAGGGGTTTGAAAGTGAAAAATTTGTAACGCTTTACCTTTCGGTAGACACCTGTGATGCAATGGGGGCCAATACAATTAACACAATTTTAGAACATATTTCACAAAGGGTCTGCGAAATTGCGGGTGCAGATTATATATTAAGAATAATTTCAAATAATGCTACAGAATCTATTGTAAGTGCAAAAGCAAGTATTCCTATTTTAAGGCTAAATAAAGATGTAGAAGTGGCAAAAGTTATTGCGAAAAAAATTGAGTTAGCTACAAAATATGCTAGTTTAGATCCCTATAGAGCTTCAACTCATAATAAAGGCATTATGAATGGAGTAGATGCTGTTGTATTGGCTACAGGAAATGATTGGAGAGCTGTAGAAGCTGCAGCACATACATATGCTGCTAGGTCAGGTCAATATAAATCCTTAACATCTTGGATCTATGATGAAGATAAGGAAGAATTGATAGGTGAAATAGAAATGCCTCTTCCAGTTGCTACTTTGGGAGGTACAATTTCTATTCATCAAATTGCAAATTGGTCATTAAATTTAATGAATAATCCAAGTTCAAAAAAATTAGCAAGTATAATAGCAGCAGTTGGTTTGGCTCAAAATTTCAGTGCAGTTAAGGCAATAGTAACAGAGGGAATTCAAAAAGGACACATGTCCCTTCATGCAAAGACTTTAGCTAAGCAAGCTGGAGCTAATGAAAATGAAATAGATGAAGTAGTTAAAAAACTCAAATCTAAAGGGAAAATAAACATAGAGGAAGCTAAATTAATACTTGATAATTTAAGAAATAAATAG
- a CDS encoding thiolase family protein: MKEKNRIVFLAGVRTPIGKFLGKFRSFTPQKLGEITLKEVINRSKINKDDIDEIIVGNVISTPTACNLASVIGLDLGLKNDFTAMTVNRICGSGLQSAINAYQELFFNKKKVIATGGIEIMSRAPFQLEEDSRFNPKKLGNIQILDANIESLRSASGTNSKIPNMGVTAENIAKKYDISRKLQDEYALNSHLKAIKSTLNGRLKEEMFSIEVIENGKKEIIEEDLQIRKDISIEKLQKLKPAFIENGTVTPGNSSSFNDGAVFEIMTTEKYARDNNLDIMAYFVDYSVVGVSPEMMGLGPVEAIKQLCKDNNLDLEKDVDYLEINEAFSAQVIGCLKELGISHSSDFYKNKFNVNGGALALGHPLGMSGARLINTMLYEFKNNPLKRYAIVSACIGGGQGIAILLENGYFNKNTK, encoded by the coding sequence ATGAAAGAAAAAAATAGAATAGTTTTTTTAGCGGGTGTTAGGACACCTATAGGTAAGTTTTTAGGTAAGTTTAGAAGTTTTACGCCTCAGAAATTAGGTGAGATTACGCTTAAAGAAGTTATAAATAGATCGAAAATAAATAAAGATGATATTGATGAAATTATAGTAGGAAATGTTATATCAACTCCTACTGCTTGTAATTTAGCCTCAGTAATAGGATTAGATTTAGGATTGAAAAATGATTTTACTGCTATGACAGTTAATAGAATATGTGGTTCAGGATTACAGTCTGCTATAAATGCATATCAAGAATTATTTTTTAATAAGAAAAAAGTTATTGCTACAGGAGGGATTGAAATTATGTCGAGAGCTCCATTTCAGTTAGAAGAAGATAGTAGATTTAATCCTAAAAAATTAGGAAATATACAAATTTTAGATGCAAATATTGAATCATTAAGATCTGCATCAGGCACAAATTCAAAGATTCCTAATATGGGGGTTACAGCTGAAAATATAGCAAAAAAATATGATATATCCAGAAAATTACAAGATGAGTATGCATTAAATAGTCATTTAAAAGCTATAAAATCGACCTTAAATGGAAGATTGAAAGAAGAAATGTTTTCTATTGAGGTTATTGAAAATGGGAAAAAAGAAATTATTGAAGAAGATTTACAGATTAGAAAAGATATTTCCATAGAAAAATTACAAAAATTGAAACCTGCATTTATAGAAAATGGAACTGTGACGCCGGGAAATTCTTCTAGTTTTAATGATGGAGCAGTTTTTGAAATAATGACAACAGAAAAATATGCAAGAGATAACAATTTAGATATTATGGCATATTTTGTAGATTATTCAGTTGTTGGAGTTTCTCCTGAAATGATGGGACTTGGCCCTGTCGAAGCTATTAAGCAATTGTGTAAAGATAATAATTTAGATCTAGAAAAAGATGTAGATTATTTGGAAATAAATGAGGCTTTTTCTGCACAAGTCATAGGTTGCTTGAAAGAATTAGGAATTTCACATTCATCAGATTTTTATAAAAATAAATTTAATGTTAATGGTGGAGCTTTAGCCTTAGGACATCCCTTAGGAATGTCAGGAGCTAGATTAATTAATACAATGCTCTATGAGTTTAAAAATAATCCATTAAAAAGATATGCGATTGTATCAGCATGTATAGGTGGAGGTCAAGGTATAGCTATATTATTAGAAAATGGATATTTTAATAAAAATACTAAATAG
- the ftsH gene encoding ATP-dependent zinc metalloprotease FtsH has protein sequence MPFKNNDKKNDDRKPIWYWYAVGAAIIILIQFILAPMIKNASVKEVSYDQFLTMLNKGEIEKIKAESKQISFNVKKGDKNLNYKVGIWPDKDLTDRILKTKTQFGSEIIEPTNPLIIFLIQWVVPFALMFLIIRYLTKGMMGGSNALSFGKSNAKRYIKASNSATFKDVAGQDEAKESLEEIVDFLHDPKKYAAIGAVAPKGILLVGPPGTGKTLLAKAVAGEANVPFFSISGSEFVEMFVGLGASKVRDLFKQANEKSPCIVFIDEIDAIGKRRDTSGYSGNDEREQTLNQLLNEMDGFDATSGVIILAATNRPEILDPALTRPGRFDRQVRVELPDIKGREEILRVHSKKIKMKEDVNLHNIAKMTAGASGADLANMINEGALRAVREGRDKVTEEDLAESVEVVIAGHKKKNAVITSKEKEIIAYHEVGHAITAAAQTHTAPVTKITIIPRTSGALGYTMQVEEEEKFLRSREDLFQEIVILTGGRSAEEIIFNTKTTGASNDIERATKIARAMVTTYGMEQEFDFILLEQNSSRYLKGSGTNSFAAAETENRVDQKVMEIISEAHKKAHTLLRENIDKLHEISKYLLEKETITGAEFMDIFNSDYILTEKPDYIKNLE, from the coding sequence ATGCCATTTAAAAATAATGATAAAAAAAATGATGATAGAAAACCTATATGGTATTGGTATGCTGTCGGTGCAGCTATAATTATTTTAATTCAATTTATACTTGCCCCGATGATTAAAAATGCTTCTGTTAAAGAAGTAAGTTATGACCAATTCTTAACTATGCTTAACAAGGGAGAAATTGAAAAAATTAAAGCAGAAAGTAAGCAAATAAGTTTTAATGTAAAAAAAGGTGATAAAAATTTAAATTACAAAGTTGGCATATGGCCAGATAAAGATTTAACAGATAGAATTTTAAAAACAAAAACTCAATTTGGAAGTGAAATCATCGAACCTACCAATCCACTAATTATCTTTTTAATACAATGGGTTGTTCCTTTTGCATTAATGTTCTTAATAATAAGATATTTAACTAAAGGTATGATGGGTGGCTCAAATGCTTTAAGCTTTGGAAAATCAAATGCCAAAAGATATATAAAAGCATCTAACTCTGCTACATTCAAAGATGTTGCCGGTCAAGATGAAGCAAAAGAAAGCTTAGAAGAAATTGTAGACTTTCTTCATGACCCTAAAAAATATGCTGCAATTGGTGCTGTTGCACCTAAAGGTATACTTTTAGTTGGACCTCCCGGAACAGGAAAAACTCTTCTTGCTAAAGCTGTTGCAGGAGAAGCAAATGTACCATTTTTCTCAATTTCAGGTTCTGAATTTGTAGAAATGTTTGTTGGCCTTGGTGCTTCAAAAGTTAGAGATTTATTTAAACAAGCAAACGAAAAATCTCCTTGTATAGTATTTATTGATGAAATTGATGCTATCGGTAAACGTAGAGATACATCAGGATATAGTGGAAATGATGAAAGAGAACAAACACTTAACCAATTATTAAATGAAATGGACGGTTTTGATGCTACAAGTGGTGTAATTATCTTGGCTGCTACGAATAGACCTGAAATACTAGATCCAGCTTTAACAAGACCTGGTAGATTTGACAGACAAGTTAGAGTAGAATTACCTGATATTAAAGGTAGAGAAGAAATCCTAAGAGTACACTCAAAGAAAATTAAAATGAAAGAAGATGTAAATCTTCATAACATTGCTAAAATGACTGCCGGTGCATCTGGTGCTGATTTAGCAAATATGATAAATGAAGGTGCTTTAAGAGCTGTTAGAGAAGGCAGAGATAAAGTTACAGAAGAAGATTTAGCTGAATCTGTAGAAGTAGTAATTGCTGGTCATAAAAAGAAAAATGCTGTAATAACTTCAAAAGAAAAAGAAATTATTGCATATCATGAAGTTGGTCATGCTATAACCGCAGCTGCTCAAACTCATACTGCTCCAGTTACAAAAATTACTATAATTCCTAGAACATCAGGTGCTTTGGGATATACAATGCAAGTTGAAGAAGAAGAAAAATTCTTAAGATCAAGAGAAGATTTATTCCAAGAAATCGTAATATTAACGGGTGGTAGATCTGCTGAGGAGATTATATTTAACACAAAAACAACAGGTGCTTCAAATGATATAGAAAGAGCTACAAAAATCGCAAGAGCAATGGTTACAACATATGGTATGGAACAAGAATTTGACTTTATATTATTAGAACAAAATTCTTCAAGATATCTAAAAGGCTCAGGTACTAATTCATTTGCAGCAGCTGAAACCGAAAATAGAGTAGATCAAAAAGTAATGGAAATAATTTCTGAAGCTCACAAAAAAGCTCATACATTATTGCGTGAAAATATAGATAAACTTCATGAAATTTCAAAATATCTTTTAGAAAAAGAAACTATAACAGGTGCAGAATTTATGGACATTTTCAATAGTGATTATATATTGACTGAAAAACCTGATTATATTAAAAATTTAGAATAA